A window of the Lactuca sativa cultivar Salinas chromosome 5, Lsat_Salinas_v11, whole genome shotgun sequence genome harbors these coding sequences:
- the LOC111895016 gene encoding uncharacterized protein LOC111895016 isoform X2 yields the protein MMLLASLSGVFRHQQMTSSSIFRPLLRSGIDRNADKKSRNFADFTTPTTVIKQKRRWSSLSPMAAAAPVKTGGFSPPKFYQEVLIAARANFAQEISFQSKDKDISLAKSLLHISAEDEAFIAFNREMDAHSLENERKGGKVSLDLQDPNKTDSMVMEGKRMEEWLSELDAIAKEVEVELISRDIGCHLIEVLEAVNKVLFESRGFKRSLVVDSKCSYLHHVLSSKCGSAILLSVIYIEVCRRLNLTIVGSRVGEDFLIWPQTGNPEELFKVKSGNTLFGIVNGRCVENPRSKASDLNSNSLLGLDIATNRDIIGIYLANLIRLHWKRASRMNRGLMLTSPLRPVDDEKTDSSSKPLLRPQDLRHLFLFSLQVSRLT from the exons ATGATGTTGCTTGCATCACTATCTGGGGTTTTTCGTCATCAACAAATGACTAGTTCTTCAATTTTTCGGCCTCTTCTAAG GTCCGGAATTGATCGGAATGCTGATAAGAAATCCAGGAACTTTGCCGATTTCACTACTCCGACCACCGTGATCAAGCAAAAGAGGAGGTGGTCGAGCTTATCACCGATGGCTGCAGCTGCTCCGGTGAAGACCGGTGGTTTTTCTCCTCCCAAATTCTACCAGGAG GTTTTGATTGCTGCAAGAGCAAATTTTGCACAGGAGATATCTTTTCAGTCTAAAGACAAAGACATATCCCTTGCTAAG tctTTGCTTCATATTTCTGCCGAAGATGAGGCGTTTATTGCTTTCAATCGCGAAATGGATGCACATTCATTGGAAAATGAACGAAAAGGTGGAAAAGTGTCACTTGATCTCCAAGATCCAAATAAAACAGACTCCATGGTGATGGAAGGAAAGAGAATGGAAGAGTGGTTATCAGAGTTGGATGCCATTGCTAAAGAGGTCGAGGTGGAACTAATTTCAAGAGACATAGGTTGccatttgattgaagttttggaAGCTGTGAACAAAGTTCTTTTTGAGTCACGAGGCTTCAAAAGATCACTTGTTGTGGATTCCAAATGTTCCTATTTGCATCATGTTTTAAGCTCCAAATGTGGTAGTG CCATTTTGCTTAGTGTAATCTACATTGAGGTTTGTCGAAGACTAAATTTGACTATTGTTGGATCCCGAGTTGGGGAAGACTTTTTAATCTGGCCCCAAACAGGAAATCCAGAG GAGCTTTTTAAGGTCAAATCAGGGAACACTTTATTTGGGATTGTTAATGGGCGATGTGTTGAGAACCCAAGGTCAAAGGCATCGGATTTAAACAGCAATTCACTTTTGGGCCTTGATATTGCTACAAATCGGGATATTATTGGGATTTATCTCGCTAATTTAATT AGGCTTCATTGGAAACGTGCTTCAAGGATGAATCGTGGTTTAATGTTGACTTCTCCACTTAGGCCGGTTGATGATGAAAAGACTGATAGTTCGAGTAAACCCTTGTTACGTCCACAAGATCTTAG GCACTTGTTTCTGTTTTCCCTACAGGTTTCAAGATTGACATGA
- the LOC111895016 gene encoding uncharacterized protein LOC111895016 isoform X3: MMLLASLSGVFRHQQMTSSSIFRPLLRSGIDRNADKKSRNFADFTTPTTVIKQKRRWSSLSPMAAAAPVKTGGFSPPKFYQEVLIAARANFAQEISFQSKDKDISLAKSLLHISAEDEAFIAFNREMDAHSLENERKGGKVSLDLQDPNKTDSMVMEGKRMEEWLSELDAIAKEVEVELISRDIGCHLIEVLEAVNKVLFESRGFKRSLVVDSKCSYLHHVLSSKCGSAILLSVIYIEVCRRLNLTIVGSRVGEDFLIWPQTGNPEELFKVKSGNTLFGIVNGRCVENPRSKASDLNSNSLLGLDIATNRDIIGIYLANLIRLHWKRASRMNRGLMLTSPLRPVDDEKTDSSSKPLLRPQDLRFQD; this comes from the exons ATGATGTTGCTTGCATCACTATCTGGGGTTTTTCGTCATCAACAAATGACTAGTTCTTCAATTTTTCGGCCTCTTCTAAG GTCCGGAATTGATCGGAATGCTGATAAGAAATCCAGGAACTTTGCCGATTTCACTACTCCGACCACCGTGATCAAGCAAAAGAGGAGGTGGTCGAGCTTATCACCGATGGCTGCAGCTGCTCCGGTGAAGACCGGTGGTTTTTCTCCTCCCAAATTCTACCAGGAG GTTTTGATTGCTGCAAGAGCAAATTTTGCACAGGAGATATCTTTTCAGTCTAAAGACAAAGACATATCCCTTGCTAAG tctTTGCTTCATATTTCTGCCGAAGATGAGGCGTTTATTGCTTTCAATCGCGAAATGGATGCACATTCATTGGAAAATGAACGAAAAGGTGGAAAAGTGTCACTTGATCTCCAAGATCCAAATAAAACAGACTCCATGGTGATGGAAGGAAAGAGAATGGAAGAGTGGTTATCAGAGTTGGATGCCATTGCTAAAGAGGTCGAGGTGGAACTAATTTCAAGAGACATAGGTTGccatttgattgaagttttggaAGCTGTGAACAAAGTTCTTTTTGAGTCACGAGGCTTCAAAAGATCACTTGTTGTGGATTCCAAATGTTCCTATTTGCATCATGTTTTAAGCTCCAAATGTGGTAGTG CCATTTTGCTTAGTGTAATCTACATTGAGGTTTGTCGAAGACTAAATTTGACTATTGTTGGATCCCGAGTTGGGGAAGACTTTTTAATCTGGCCCCAAACAGGAAATCCAGAG GAGCTTTTTAAGGTCAAATCAGGGAACACTTTATTTGGGATTGTTAATGGGCGATGTGTTGAGAACCCAAGGTCAAAGGCATCGGATTTAAACAGCAATTCACTTTTGGGCCTTGATATTGCTACAAATCGGGATATTATTGGGATTTATCTCGCTAATTTAATT AGGCTTCATTGGAAACGTGCTTCAAGGATGAATCGTGGTTTAATGTTGACTTCTCCACTTAGGCCGGTTGATGATGAAAAGACTGATAGTTCGAGTAAACCCTTGTTACGTCCACAAGATCTTAG GTTTCAAGATTGA
- the LOC111895016 gene encoding uncharacterized protein LOC111895016 isoform X1, which produces MMLLASLSGVFRHQQMTSSSIFRPLLRSGIDRNADKKSRNFADFTTPTTVIKQKRRWSSLSPMAAAAPVKTGGFSPPKFYQEVLIAARANFAQEISFQSKDKDISLAKSLLHISAEDEAFIAFNREMDAHSLENERKGGKVSLDLQDPNKTDSMVMEGKRMEEWLSELDAIAKEVEVELISRDIGCHLIEVLEAVNKVLFESRGFKRSLVVDSKCSYLHHVLSSKCGSAILLSVIYIEVCRRLNLTIVGSRVGEDFLIWPQTGNPEELFKVKSGNTLFGIVNGRCVENPRSKASDLNSNSLLGLDIATNRDIIGIYLANLIRLHWKRASRMNRGLMLTSPLRPVDDEKTDSSSKPLLRPQDLRLAIMASERLLILQPHNWALRRDHGMMLYFSRDYGEAVQELSICMAFAPEEEAEILEPFVEKLHLLRLESSWKSLGQKGHLTVT; this is translated from the exons ATGATGTTGCTTGCATCACTATCTGGGGTTTTTCGTCATCAACAAATGACTAGTTCTTCAATTTTTCGGCCTCTTCTAAG GTCCGGAATTGATCGGAATGCTGATAAGAAATCCAGGAACTTTGCCGATTTCACTACTCCGACCACCGTGATCAAGCAAAAGAGGAGGTGGTCGAGCTTATCACCGATGGCTGCAGCTGCTCCGGTGAAGACCGGTGGTTTTTCTCCTCCCAAATTCTACCAGGAG GTTTTGATTGCTGCAAGAGCAAATTTTGCACAGGAGATATCTTTTCAGTCTAAAGACAAAGACATATCCCTTGCTAAG tctTTGCTTCATATTTCTGCCGAAGATGAGGCGTTTATTGCTTTCAATCGCGAAATGGATGCACATTCATTGGAAAATGAACGAAAAGGTGGAAAAGTGTCACTTGATCTCCAAGATCCAAATAAAACAGACTCCATGGTGATGGAAGGAAAGAGAATGGAAGAGTGGTTATCAGAGTTGGATGCCATTGCTAAAGAGGTCGAGGTGGAACTAATTTCAAGAGACATAGGTTGccatttgattgaagttttggaAGCTGTGAACAAAGTTCTTTTTGAGTCACGAGGCTTCAAAAGATCACTTGTTGTGGATTCCAAATGTTCCTATTTGCATCATGTTTTAAGCTCCAAATGTGGTAGTG CCATTTTGCTTAGTGTAATCTACATTGAGGTTTGTCGAAGACTAAATTTGACTATTGTTGGATCCCGAGTTGGGGAAGACTTTTTAATCTGGCCCCAAACAGGAAATCCAGAG GAGCTTTTTAAGGTCAAATCAGGGAACACTTTATTTGGGATTGTTAATGGGCGATGTGTTGAGAACCCAAGGTCAAAGGCATCGGATTTAAACAGCAATTCACTTTTGGGCCTTGATATTGCTACAAATCGGGATATTATTGGGATTTATCTCGCTAATTTAATT AGGCTTCATTGGAAACGTGCTTCAAGGATGAATCGTGGTTTAATGTTGACTTCTCCACTTAGGCCGGTTGATGATGAAAAGACTGATAGTTCGAGTAAACCCTTGTTACGTCCACAAGATCTTAG GCTGGCTATCATGGCATCCGAGAGATTGCTTATATTGCAGCCACATAATTGGGCTTTGAGGAGAGATCATGGCATGATGTTGTATTTCAGTAG GGATTATGGAGAAGCAGTTCAAGAACTAAGCATTTGCATGGCTTTTGCACCAGAAGAAGAGGCGGAAATCTTGGAACCGTTTGTGgagaagttgcatttgttgaggCTTGAATCGTCTTGGAAATCGTTGGGGCAAAAAGGTCATTTGACAGTCACCTGA